In bacterium, one genomic interval encodes:
- a CDS encoding prepilin-type N-terminal cleavage/methylation domain-containing protein — MTLCRQGENMRLTSVNNQKGFTLIELVIIIVVLGILAAVAIPRYQDITSEAKEASARAALGALRSGITIFYANKAVVTGTATWPTVAQLAAVDTVMAQSIPKNPYQTDTNAPDSIVTGVTKGVVVGARGGWAYKPSTGEVWPNTNVAGENAW; from the coding sequence ATGACCCTGTGCAGACAAGGAGAGAACATGCGTCTGACTAGTGTAAACAACCAGAAGGGTTTCACCCTTATCGAACTGGTGATCATCATTGTCGTGCTCGGCATTCTGGCGGCGGTAGCAATTCCGCGGTATCAGGATATCACGTCCGAGGCGAAAGAAGCGTCTGCGCGTGCGGCGCTTGGTGCGCTCCGTTCCGGTATCACGATCTTCTACGCCAACAAGGCTGTTGTGACCGGCACCGCCACCTGGCCGACCGTGGCTCAGCTTGCGGCGGTTGACACCGTGATGGCTCAGTCGATCCCGAAAAACCCGTATCAGACTGACACCAACGCTCCCGACTCGATCGTCACTGGCGTGACCAAAGGCGTGGTTGTCGGCGCTCGCGGTGGCTGGGCGTACAAGCCAAGCACTGGCGAAGTCTGGCCGAACACCAACGTCGCCGGGGAAAACGCCTGGTAA
- a CDS encoding type II secretion system F family protein produces the protein MPAQFKYQAVAVDGSTQEGVIAAVSAQQVEEYLTQQRLLPITISQLQERRPLTLFGMLKGHTYEDLITFTNQLATLYRAGIPLLRALTLMKIGKANGRFNYVINQLRVGVESGRQLSEVMSDYPDLFSKVYLAGVAAGEESGKLDVTLDELAIMLEREMEIARQLKTATRYPLIVVGILFAAATVMMVYVIPKFIDFYSAFSAELPLPTRLLIGASNLLTNYWPYTLALIAASVFGFRQMLNNPNGRAWFDRKLVSLPIFGDLIIKSNVARFSLMFRILFRSGIPIIKSIDLLTGAIKNSAISGELVILQELFRKGQDIGSSLDQFKYFPEMALQLMAIGVESGSLDRTLEEVGNHYSKEVMYRSRQMTSIIEPILTVVMGVFVLILALAMFLPMWNLIKVFKG, from the coding sequence ATGCCGGCGCAATTTAAGTATCAGGCAGTGGCAGTCGATGGCAGTACGCAAGAAGGTGTGATTGCGGCCGTCAGCGCTCAACAGGTCGAAGAATACCTGACCCAGCAGCGTCTGCTCCCGATCACGATTTCACAACTTCAGGAACGCCGCCCCCTCACGCTATTCGGTATGCTCAAGGGGCATACCTATGAAGATCTGATCACTTTCACTAATCAACTGGCCACGCTGTATCGAGCCGGTATTCCGCTGTTGCGCGCTTTGACGCTAATGAAGATCGGCAAGGCAAATGGCCGGTTCAATTACGTGATCAACCAGCTTCGCGTTGGAGTCGAATCAGGGCGACAGCTCTCGGAAGTGATGTCTGACTATCCTGACCTCTTCAGCAAAGTGTATCTTGCCGGTGTCGCCGCCGGCGAAGAGTCGGGCAAGCTCGATGTCACCCTGGATGAGCTGGCGATCATGCTCGAACGGGAGATGGAGATCGCGCGTCAGCTCAAGACCGCCACTCGCTATCCGCTCATTGTCGTTGGCATCCTGTTCGCGGCCGCCACCGTGATGATGGTTTATGTCATTCCGAAGTTCATAGATTTCTACAGCGCGTTTTCTGCCGAGCTTCCGCTCCCCACCCGTCTGCTGATAGGCGCCAGCAATTTGCTGACGAACTACTGGCCGTACACCCTGGCTTTGATTGCCGCTTCGGTCTTTGGCTTCCGCCAGATGCTGAATAATCCAAATGGACGGGCCTGGTTTGATCGCAAGCTGGTATCGCTTCCCATCTTTGGTGATCTGATAATCAAGAGTAATGTCGCCCGCTTTTCGCTGATGTTCCGGATTCTCTTCCGTTCTGGAATTCCGATCATCAAGTCGATTGACCTGCTGACTGGTGCCATCAAGAACTCCGCGATCTCTGGCGAACTGGTGATCCTCCAAGAGCTGTTTCGCAAGGGCCAGGACATCGGCAGCTCACTCGACCAATTTAAGTACTTCCCCGAGATGGCGTTACAATTGATGGCAATTGGTGTGGAGTCGGGATCTCTGGATCGCACGTTGGAAGAGGTCGGCAATCACTACTCTAAAGAGGTGATGTATCGGAGTCGCCAGATGACCTCGATAATTGAGCCGATCCTGACCGTGGTAATGGGGGTGTTCGTCCTGATTCTGGCACTGGCCATGTTCCTGCCGATGTGGAACCTGATCAAGGTGTTCAAGGGGTGA
- the tadA gene encoding Flp pilus assembly complex ATPase component TadA translates to MVTTRKKIGDLLVDKGFITSDVLEDALREQATTGKRIGAILVEHGNITEDQLIDTISERLGIPQVSLNSMVLSPEVTQLISVETARRYTVIPIFVIGTTMTLAMADPLNIIALDEIKYQSGYEIKRAVAKSSEIKQAIDQYYSVADSLHEIMGTRRSDDADRRITSVLVTDKGEAESPIVKLVNLIITKAVNEGASDIHIEPDETTLRIRYRVSGNMREEASPSKSMQNEVISRIKVAADLDVSEKRLPQDGRFMMLVDNMPVDLRVSTLPTIHGEKIVIRILDRRNLLLSFRQLGFRESMQEAWTNIIHKPEGLVLISGPTSSGKTSTLYATLQEINSIEKNIITVEDPVEYSMPVINQVQINEKAGLTFPASLRSILRQNPDIIMIGEIRDRETAQMAVRSALTGHLVFSTIHTNDAPSAITRLIDIGVENYLVVAAIKGVLAQRLIRLNCKNCLETYRPPDALLRRSGLQDLADALEFKRGTGCSQCRGTGYQKMTGIFEYMEVTPPLADLMLSGASLHRLRTEARRFGYVPLFESGLEKLTSGLICLEELLKETSNIEDYFDHSGDQSRVGTSHAGAI, encoded by the coding sequence ATGGTAACTACGCGCAAGAAAATCGGCGACCTGCTGGTCGATAAGGGATTTATCACGTCCGATGTCCTGGAGGATGCCCTCCGGGAACAGGCGACGACCGGTAAACGTATCGGTGCGATCCTGGTCGAACATGGCAATATCACTGAAGACCAACTCATTGATACCATATCGGAACGCCTCGGCATTCCACAAGTCTCCCTCAATTCGATGGTGCTCTCCCCGGAAGTCACTCAGTTGATCTCGGTAGAGACAGCCCGTCGTTACACCGTTATACCAATTTTTGTCATCGGCACGACCATGACGCTGGCGATGGCAGATCCCCTGAATATCATCGCTCTCGATGAGATCAAATATCAGTCGGGCTATGAGATCAAGCGCGCGGTCGCCAAGTCCTCCGAAATCAAGCAGGCGATCGACCAGTACTACTCCGTCGCCGATTCACTTCACGAGATCATGGGGACCCGTCGTTCCGATGATGCCGACCGCCGGATCACCTCGGTCCTGGTCACCGACAAAGGGGAAGCCGAATCACCGATCGTCAAACTGGTCAACCTGATCATCACCAAAGCGGTGAATGAAGGTGCCAGCGATATCCATATCGAACCGGATGAGACAACCCTTCGTATTCGCTACCGTGTCAGCGGCAATATGCGTGAAGAAGCCTCTCCGTCGAAATCCATGCAAAACGAAGTGATCTCGCGCATTAAAGTCGCCGCTGATCTGGATGTTTCCGAGAAGCGCCTCCCGCAGGATGGCCGCTTTATGATGCTGGTCGACAACATGCCGGTCGACCTTCGTGTCTCCACTCTGCCGACCATTCACGGAGAGAAGATCGTTATCCGTATTCTGGATCGCCGCAACCTCCTCCTCTCTTTCCGCCAGCTTGGTTTCCGCGAATCGATGCAGGAGGCATGGACCAATATCATTCATAAGCCCGAAGGTTTGGTGCTGATCTCCGGACCGACCTCCAGTGGAAAGACTTCCACTCTGTACGCGACTCTCCAGGAGATCAACTCGATCGAAAAAAACATCATCACGGTTGAAGACCCGGTTGAGTATTCGATGCCGGTCATCAATCAGGTGCAGATAAACGAGAAGGCGGGACTCACGTTCCCGGCATCGCTCCGCTCGATCCTCCGCCAGAACCCGGATATCATCATGATCGGCGAGATCCGTGATCGAGAGACTGCCCAGATGGCAGTTCGCTCGGCACTGACCGGCCACCTTGTTTTTTCGACCATTCACACCAATGATGCACCCTCCGCCATCACACGCCTTATCGATATCGGTGTGGAGAATTATCTGGTGGTTGCCGCTATCAAGGGTGTGCTGGCCCAGCGCCTGATCCGCCTGAACTGCAAAAATTGCCTTGAGACATACCGCCCTCCGGATGCGTTGCTGAGACGGTCCGGCCTTCAGGATCTGGCCGATGCGCTTGAGTTCAAGCGCGGGACCGGATGCAGTCAATGTCGCGGCACCGGTTATCAGAAGATGACCGGCATATTCGAGTATATGGAAGTGACCCCGCCGCTGGCCGATCTGATGCTGTCGGGAGCGTCGCTCCACAGGCTGCGCACCGAGGCACGCCGGTTCGGTTATGTCCCCCTCTTCGAGTCCGGACTGGAAAAACTGACCAGCGGACTGATCTGCCTTGAAGAATTGCTCAAAGAGACCTCCAACATCGAAGATTACTTCGATCATAGCGGTGACCAATCACGAGTAGGTACGAGCCATGCCGGCGCAATTTAA